From the Sebastes fasciatus isolate fSebFas1 chromosome 3, fSebFas1.pri, whole genome shotgun sequence genome, one window contains:
- the zfyve27 gene encoding protrudin isoform X2 has translation MTVHGLSQEPSHSTGEGGELAHTLSKETPGSPDASELGSPRCTANFDLLNMVVSYKRMALFLEPATDAVELTRYLLGWKMPLCSLLVCMFLNVFFCTVNEVGWITVGVVAVAAPAALGYLQDRCGGRASDSELHRRRFHAVHRRDLQTVHLTKQEAMLEVKDLLKHLDDMLTSACLSAETFYKVLYWDNHTKSSRFYGAMLVLACLLYVAPLGWVLAGLNSVIFLWNRDFCRVLLDLRKLLHVGQADASEGRCEDQEHGHSLDRTPTPTSTEDLSPGSVEEAEEAEPDDEFKDAIELPDKEPPLVLVEDDDGPLGAPEYDTISENGLLSRNEPIRSKVSKLTEKLRKRYPTTSTGNCSSCNAVFSVLKKRRSCSNCGNSFCSRCCSFKVLRSCMGATAPEAQRETVFVCAACNSSLIKLQ, from the exons ATGACGGTACACGGCTTGTCCCAGGAGCCCTCACATAGCACGGGGGAAGGGGGGGAGCTGGCACACACATTATCTAAAGAGACCCCCGGCTCTCCAGATGCCTCTGAGTTGGGGAGCCCGCGATGTACAGCAAACTTTGACCTCCTCAACATGGTTGTGTCCTATAAGAGAATGGCTCTGTTTCTAGAACCAGCTACAGATGCAGTGGAGCTGACCCGCTACCTGCtcgg ATGGAAGATGCCCCTGTGCTCTCTGCTCGTCTGTATGTTCCTCAATGTCTTCTTCTGCACTGTCAATGAAG TGGGTTGGATCACAGTGGGTGTGGTGGCGGTGGCAGCACCTGCTGCCCTGGGTTACCTACAGGACAGGTGCGGGGGCAGAGCCTCCGATTCTGAGCTCCACAGGAGGCGCTTTCACGCCGTTCACCGCAGGGACCTGCAGACGGTGCATCTCACCAAACAGGAGGCCATGCTGGAAGTCAAAGACCT GTTGAAGCACCTGGATGACATGCTGacctctgcctgcctgtcagCAGAAACCTTTTACAAGGTCCTGTACTGGGATAATCACACCAAGTCATCAAG GTTCTACGGAGCGATGTTGGTATTGGCGTGCCTGCTCTACGTCGCTCCCCTGGGCTGGGTGCTCGCTGGGCTCAACAGCGTCATCTTCCTGTGGAACAGAGACTTCTGCAGAG TTTTGTTGGACCTCAGGAAGCTGCTTCACGTGGGCCAGGCCGACGCCTCAGAGGGAAGGTGTGAAGATCAGGAACACGGCCACTCGTTGGACAGGACCCCCACACCAACTAGTAcggag GACCTGTCTCCTGGAAGTGTGGAGGAAGCTGAGGAGGCAGAGCCTGATGATGAATTTAAGGATGCCATTGAG CTTCCCGATAAGGAACCCCCTTTGGTCTTAGTG GAGGATGACGACGGGCCTCTTGGAGCTCCCGAGTATGACACCATCTCTGAAAATGGTCTCCTGAGCCGCAACGAACCCATACGCAGCAAAGTGTCCAAACTGACAGAGAAACTGCGTAAACGCTACCCTACCACCAGCACAG GTAACTGTTCTAGCTGCAACGCCGTCTTCTCTGTGCTGAAGAAAAGG AGGAGCTGCAGTAACTGTGGCAACAGCTTCTGTTCCCGATGCTGTTCCTTCAAAGTGCTGAGATCTTGCATGGGGGCAACAG CTCCAGAGGCCCAGAGAGagactgtgtttgtttgtgctgccTGTAATTCCTCTCTCATCAAGTTACAATGA
- the zfyve27 gene encoding protrudin isoform X1 — protein sequence MTVHGLSQEPSHSTGEGGELAHTLSKETPGSPDASELGSPRCTANFDLLNMVVSYKRMALFLEPATDAVELTRYLLGWKMPLCSLLVCMFLNVFFCTVNEVGWITVGVVAVAAPAALGYLQDRCGGRASDSELHRRRFHAVHRRDLQTVHLTKQEAMLEVKDLLKHLDDMLTSACLSAETFYKVLYWDNHTKSSRFYGAMLVLACLLYVAPLGWVLAGLNSVIFLWNRDFCRVLLDLRKLLHVGQADASEGRCEDQEHGHSLDRTPTPTSTEDLSPGSVEEAEEAEPDDEFKDAIEEHAVSLQLPDKEPPLVLVEDDDGPLGAPEYDTISENGLLSRNEPIRSKVSKLTEKLRKRYPTTSTGNCSSCNAVFSVLKKRRSCSNCGNSFCSRCCSFKVLRSCMGATAPEAQRETVFVCAACNSSLIKLQ from the exons ATGACGGTACACGGCTTGTCCCAGGAGCCCTCACATAGCACGGGGGAAGGGGGGGAGCTGGCACACACATTATCTAAAGAGACCCCCGGCTCTCCAGATGCCTCTGAGTTGGGGAGCCCGCGATGTACAGCAAACTTTGACCTCCTCAACATGGTTGTGTCCTATAAGAGAATGGCTCTGTTTCTAGAACCAGCTACAGATGCAGTGGAGCTGACCCGCTACCTGCtcgg ATGGAAGATGCCCCTGTGCTCTCTGCTCGTCTGTATGTTCCTCAATGTCTTCTTCTGCACTGTCAATGAAG TGGGTTGGATCACAGTGGGTGTGGTGGCGGTGGCAGCACCTGCTGCCCTGGGTTACCTACAGGACAGGTGCGGGGGCAGAGCCTCCGATTCTGAGCTCCACAGGAGGCGCTTTCACGCCGTTCACCGCAGGGACCTGCAGACGGTGCATCTCACCAAACAGGAGGCCATGCTGGAAGTCAAAGACCT GTTGAAGCACCTGGATGACATGCTGacctctgcctgcctgtcagCAGAAACCTTTTACAAGGTCCTGTACTGGGATAATCACACCAAGTCATCAAG GTTCTACGGAGCGATGTTGGTATTGGCGTGCCTGCTCTACGTCGCTCCCCTGGGCTGGGTGCTCGCTGGGCTCAACAGCGTCATCTTCCTGTGGAACAGAGACTTCTGCAGAG TTTTGTTGGACCTCAGGAAGCTGCTTCACGTGGGCCAGGCCGACGCCTCAGAGGGAAGGTGTGAAGATCAGGAACACGGCCACTCGTTGGACAGGACCCCCACACCAACTAGTAcggag GACCTGTCTCCTGGAAGTGTGGAGGAAGCTGAGGAGGCAGAGCCTGATGATGAATTTAAGGATGCCATTGAG GAACATGCAGTGTCCCTGCAG CTTCCCGATAAGGAACCCCCTTTGGTCTTAGTG GAGGATGACGACGGGCCTCTTGGAGCTCCCGAGTATGACACCATCTCTGAAAATGGTCTCCTGAGCCGCAACGAACCCATACGCAGCAAAGTGTCCAAACTGACAGAGAAACTGCGTAAACGCTACCCTACCACCAGCACAG GTAACTGTTCTAGCTGCAACGCCGTCTTCTCTGTGCTGAAGAAAAGG AGGAGCTGCAGTAACTGTGGCAACAGCTTCTGTTCCCGATGCTGTTCCTTCAAAGTGCTGAGATCTTGCATGGGGGCAACAG CTCCAGAGGCCCAGAGAGagactgtgtttgtttgtgctgccTGTAATTCCTCTCTCATCAAGTTACAATGA
- the zfyve27 gene encoding protrudin isoform X3, with the protein MTVHGLSQEPSHSTGEGGELAHTLSKETPGSPDASELGSPRCTANFDLLNMVVSYKRMALFLEPATDAVELTRYLLGWKMPLCSLLVCMFLNVFFCTVNEVGWITVGVVAVAAPAALGYLQDRCGGRASDSELHRRRFHAVHRRDLQTVHLTKQEAMLEVKDLLKHLDDMLTSACLSAETFYKVLYWDNHTKSSRFYGAMLVLACLLYVAPLGWVLAGLNSVIFLWNRDFCRVLLDLRKLLHVGQADASEGRCEDQEHGHSLDRTPTPTSTEDLSPGSVEEAEEAEPDDEFKDAIEEDDDGPLGAPEYDTISENGLLSRNEPIRSKVSKLTEKLRKRYPTTSTGNCSSCNAVFSVLKKRRSCSNCGNSFCSRCCSFKVLRSCMGATAPEAQRETVFVCAACNSSLIKLQ; encoded by the exons ATGACGGTACACGGCTTGTCCCAGGAGCCCTCACATAGCACGGGGGAAGGGGGGGAGCTGGCACACACATTATCTAAAGAGACCCCCGGCTCTCCAGATGCCTCTGAGTTGGGGAGCCCGCGATGTACAGCAAACTTTGACCTCCTCAACATGGTTGTGTCCTATAAGAGAATGGCTCTGTTTCTAGAACCAGCTACAGATGCAGTGGAGCTGACCCGCTACCTGCtcgg ATGGAAGATGCCCCTGTGCTCTCTGCTCGTCTGTATGTTCCTCAATGTCTTCTTCTGCACTGTCAATGAAG TGGGTTGGATCACAGTGGGTGTGGTGGCGGTGGCAGCACCTGCTGCCCTGGGTTACCTACAGGACAGGTGCGGGGGCAGAGCCTCCGATTCTGAGCTCCACAGGAGGCGCTTTCACGCCGTTCACCGCAGGGACCTGCAGACGGTGCATCTCACCAAACAGGAGGCCATGCTGGAAGTCAAAGACCT GTTGAAGCACCTGGATGACATGCTGacctctgcctgcctgtcagCAGAAACCTTTTACAAGGTCCTGTACTGGGATAATCACACCAAGTCATCAAG GTTCTACGGAGCGATGTTGGTATTGGCGTGCCTGCTCTACGTCGCTCCCCTGGGCTGGGTGCTCGCTGGGCTCAACAGCGTCATCTTCCTGTGGAACAGAGACTTCTGCAGAG TTTTGTTGGACCTCAGGAAGCTGCTTCACGTGGGCCAGGCCGACGCCTCAGAGGGAAGGTGTGAAGATCAGGAACACGGCCACTCGTTGGACAGGACCCCCACACCAACTAGTAcggag GACCTGTCTCCTGGAAGTGTGGAGGAAGCTGAGGAGGCAGAGCCTGATGATGAATTTAAGGATGCCATTGAG GAGGATGACGACGGGCCTCTTGGAGCTCCCGAGTATGACACCATCTCTGAAAATGGTCTCCTGAGCCGCAACGAACCCATACGCAGCAAAGTGTCCAAACTGACAGAGAAACTGCGTAAACGCTACCCTACCACCAGCACAG GTAACTGTTCTAGCTGCAACGCCGTCTTCTCTGTGCTGAAGAAAAGG AGGAGCTGCAGTAACTGTGGCAACAGCTTCTGTTCCCGATGCTGTTCCTTCAAAGTGCTGAGATCTTGCATGGGGGCAACAG CTCCAGAGGCCCAGAGAGagactgtgtttgtttgtgctgccTGTAATTCCTCTCTCATCAAGTTACAATGA